The following are from one region of the Nicotiana tomentosiformis chromosome 7, ASM39032v3, whole genome shotgun sequence genome:
- the LOC104121680 gene encoding uncharacterized protein — MCKYHGTHSHKTEDCRPLREEVSRLFNNGHLREFLSDRAKNHFRNRDSNKQIKQNEPQHVINMIIGGVDVPQGPMLKRIKVSIIREKWTRDYVPEGTMSFNDEDVEGIVQPHNDALVIAILKNKSPVKRVLIDPGSSANIIRSRVVEQLGLQDHIVPAVRVLNGFSMACETIKGEITLPVNVAWTIKKAKFYVIEEDMRYTSLFGRP; from the coding sequence atgtgcaaatatcatggcactcacagcCATAAAACGGAGGACTGCCGACCATTGAGAGAGGAAGTATCCCGGTTATTTAATAACGGACATCTTcgagagttcctgagcgatcgagccaagaaccatTTCAGGAATAGAGATTCCAATAAACAGATCAAGCAGAATGAACCTCagcatgtcattaacatgatcatcggcggggtCGATGTTCCTcaggggccgatgctgaagcgcaTCAAAGTATCTATCAtaagggaaaaatggactcggGATTACGTGCCGGAGGGAACCatgtctttcaatgacgaggatgTTGAAGGGATCGTGcagcctcacaatgatgcactggtaatagcTATACTCAAAAATAAATCTCCAGTTAAGcgcgtgttaattgatccaggtagctcggccaacatcatcagatcgagagtcgtggaacagctcggtctacaagatcacATCGTGCCTGCAGTAcgggttctaaacggattcagcatggcatgtgagaccattAAAGGGGAAATAACATTACCGGTAAACGTCGCATGGACCATTAAGAAAGCCAAGTTCTATGTTATCGAAGAAGACATGAGGTACACCTctctattcggaaggccatga